The following is a genomic window from Neurospora crassa OR74A linkage group III, whole genome shotgun sequence.
CAACTCAAGAAAAGAACTGCGTAACCGAACCAAGCCGCCAGAATGACCACAGCTCACAGACCTACCTTCGACCCGGTACGCATCCCACCACCCTCATCCTTCTCATCCCCAACCAATCCCGCCATCCTCTCGTGCACCCACTAACATCCATTCTTCTCAAAACCAGGCCAAAGGCAAAGAAGCCCTCCGCGGTCCCGCCTACCACCAGCGTCTCCTACCCGCCTACACCCAGCTCAAGTTCCGCAAGCCCGGCCAAGGCGGCGTTGCGGGGGCATCTGAAGAGCGCGACACGCGCGACCTGCGCGCTGAGCTGCTGGCTGCCGAGGAGGCGCACAAGGCCAAGTTGAGGGGCGGACCTGCTCTTACCTCTGGTGATGACGATGTCGATAACGAGAAGGCGGGAACCAAGCGCCCATTGGCTTTGACGGGCGGTGATCACaacaaagaggaggaagaccaAGAAGCGAAGCGACGAAGGATATTAGAGTTGACGAGGGAGATTGATGCGGATGATTCTtctgatgatgttgatgacgacgacgcgGATGCCGATGACGCCGATGCCAAATCACCAAAAGCCCAGAAGAACcaagatgacgacgacgcctCTTCAGACTCCTCCGATTCTGATtccgactccgactccgactcagacgacgaagaagccgAACTCCAGCGGGAACTCGAGCGCGTGCGTCGCGAGCGTCAAGAGAAGCGCGAGCGCGAGGAGCTTGAGCGCCAAAAGGCCGAAGAAGAACAGCGCGAGAAGGACATAGCGCTCGGGAACCCGCTGCTGAACAAGCCGGACTTTACGGTCAAGAGGAGGTGGGACGACGACGTGGTCTTCAAGAACCAGGCGAGGGGTGTGGACGATaggaataagaagaaggagtttgTCAATGATTTGTTGAGGAGCGACTTCCATAGGCGGTTTATGAGCAAGTACGTTCgttgagggaggagaaagaggagttTGAGGTTGGGGGCTTGTTGCTGCCGTTGCTGCCGCTGGGGAAAGATTGCGCAGTGgcggagagaggagaggagcgAAGATACCCAGAGCGGAAGGATACAGGGCCAAGAAGGGGAGATATATTCCTCTTTGCGACACATCTTGGTTTGAACAAGTTTCTGCATGCATGCTCAGTGAGCGAGAAATAGACGATTTCACAGGACACGATTCAAGCACAACTAACAACATTTTCAATGATCATTGCATATCTATTCACACCGAACCCAACCATGATTTTTTTATATCTAACGCCAGTTACAAATGCAAATGCTACACATAGTCCCATCCATCCTCAGGATATATCCTTTACCTTCAACATGGCCAAAGACATCGATCATATACCACATGTAAACGTTTTCCCGTGACCAGTAGTCACAGTATGTACTCTTTCAATAACCAACTCCAACCCTCGTAACCCTTTACTGCAACATATTATCCAAGCTCTCACCAAGCGTCTCCTCAATGCCCACAATCCATCTCCtgttctccctctccacaacctcgtcatcatcatcctgcAGCTCGCTAATGAATGGCAACATCTCCGGCAAGCTCTGGAGCCACTCCTCACCCAGTCTAGCAGTGAGCTCCTGCTCGCACTTGATGACCGCCAACCTGACGGCCGCCTGCTCCGACCGCAGGTGCTTGAGCAGCGCCGAGTTGATCTCCTTGTGATGCTCCTTGCtgtcggcggcagcagccaaCTCGACAACGGCAAGCACCAAATCGTTGGTGCAGTTGTCAGCGCCAGCGGCGTGGCCGAATTGCGCAACCAGTACGGGCGCGACGGCGTTGAAGTGGGCGGGCGCCTGCCAGAAGCCGTCCTGGTCGTGCTCAAAGCATTTGGTGAGAGTGCGAAGGACGCGGGAGCGGAGAGTCTTGAGGACGTCGTCACTAGTAAGGGGCGCAGAAAGAATCTTGACAGCCGAGTCGATAATGTACGAGGCGTACGAGGTAACGATGGACTTGAGGTTCTCGAAGAAGTGCTGCAGGAAGCCGTAGGTGCTGACTTGGCGCTGGGCCTTGCCGGCCAAGTCGGACTTGGGTAGGCCGGTGGTGGACCACTCCATAAGGTGGGAGAACATGGGGCGGAAGGCGGCATCGTTGAGCTTGTAGATCATCTTGAGAGAGGTCTCGTTGATGAGGAGCTCGATCTTTTCCAGCTCCTGGGTAGATGAGAGGACGCCGCTGCGACGAAGATCAAAGGCATTGAGGAAGATGCCAGTGAAGAGGGTGGTGTTCTTGGCGATGGAGGACTTGGGGTGCTTGTCCAGAGCGGTGCCGAGAACGTGGAGGTACTCCTCAAGAGCCTGGAGATTGTTAGACTATATAACAGGGATGAGAGGTGACAGGAGAAAGACTTACCAAGTAtccagaagaagcagcatTGGCCCAGTTCTTCTCCAGGGCAGTGAAGAGTACCTTGCCCTCGATGAGCTTGGCGACAAACTGGAGGCAGTCGGTCCGGCTGTCGCGGCATTCCTCGTTCAAACCAGCGGCAGCAGAAGCGTTGGAGCAGACAAGGAGTCTGTCAAGGTAGGCACCCGAGATCATGTAAGGAATGTGCTGAGCGAGAGCGGCCATGAAGGCATAGGCAGCGTTATGCAGTGCACCATCGGGCTTCTCGGCCTTGATGCTCTCCTCGAGGCAGCCAAGAGCCTTGGGGATGGCAATAGGCAGGACAGGGACGATAGCATCCTGCAAAACATCCACGAGAGAGGCAAGGCAAAGAAGAGCCATGACACGGAGCTCCTGAGACGGCTGACCAAGACAGCTGTCGCCGGCAATggtggcggcagcagcggcaacgGCATCGAGATCCTTTTTGCCATACTTCTCGGCGATCTTGTCGACGCAGTTGACAGCGGTGTGCTTGTAGTTCATGTCGTCCGACTCGCGGATAACAGCCGTTAGCTGGGGCAAGAAAGCAAGCAAAGCCTCCCTCGAtttggggttgttgatgcTCTCGCTGTCCACGCGGCGCTCCAAGGCACGGAGGACCTTCTGGCGCAAAATGACGTTAGGACGGTCAAGAAGAGCCTCAACACTCTTGATGAACTCGGCAATGGAGAGcaggttgaggaggttggAGAGCGCCTCGGCGCAGCGCGTGTAAAGAGTGTCCTTCTTTGGCTTAACGGTACCAGCCAGGGTGAGGACGCCCTCGAGGAGTTGGGCATAGAGCTCGCGGATCTTCACGGACTCCATATCATCCTTCTCCGCCAATCCAGAGATCTCGTGTCTCAGCCGACGGTTGACAAGCAACTTCGGGAGGAGGGTAAGCTGTTTCGTAGCAAGCTTCACAACATCCTGCTCGGAGTTGGAGTCAACCTTGGCGAGCAAAGCAGCGGAGAGGACAGGCTTGGGCTTGAAAATGTCGCTGATGAGATCCAAATGCTTGATGAGGGTCTGAAGCTGGATTTCCACCGAGAAGGAGCCGATAATTTGTGTAGTGAAAGCAAGCATGTTATCAGTAGCGCCATACTTGTCAACAAACATGGCAAGGACAGCAAAGAGAAAGTCCTCGGGTCCAAGATTCTCGATAAGAGTGATGAAGAGATCCTGCTTGCGGTGAGAAGGAATGTGCTCGTAGGCAACAACGAAGCTGGTGAGAAGCTCGGCAGTGCTGGCAACCAGGTTCCTCCTGCTCTTGCGGAAGGTCTCGATCAAAGGAGGAATGACCTCCTTCACGGTCTGGTTGACAACATGAGCAGAGTAATCATCAGCCTGCTTGAGGACAGAGCTGCCCATAAAAGTGAAGATGGGCATAACGCTGTGCAAGACAACATCAGGCGCAGTGCGAGCCAGGCTGGCAACCAGCAGCAGAGCAGCGTTGATGACAGTGGGGCTGGAAGACCGCTGGATACAGGAGGCAAGGATGTCACCGTGACCAGCCGCGGGGTCAATAGTGAGCTCCTTGCTGTCCTTGTAGGCCGGCATCATGGCAAGCAGACTACTGAGAACCAGGCTCTGGAGGTAACCAAGTTCAGAGCCAACAACAGTACGGAGGTGCTGAAGCTCGGAAAGGGTGGTGAAGAGACTGGGAAGCAGCTCGGGATGCTTGGCAGGCTCCGACTCCTGAACAAGCTCGAGAACAAAGGTGGCCTTGCTGAGACTGGCACTAACATCGGCAGGGCTCTGCGAGTCGACGCTCTTCTCGGAAGAGCCAACACGTCTGCGCTTGGTCGCCGGCTTCTCGGTAGCCTTCTTGATATCATCGTAAAGAGACTCGAGGAAGTCAAGCAGGATATCAGTAGTCAGCTCAACCTTATGCAAAACATCAGTAGCCTCGGTGGCAATAACGTCTGGCTCGGAAGAGGTAGGGTGAACGGCTTGAGAAAGAGTGAGCAGAGCGCGAGCGGTGGAGAACTGAGTCTCAGCCTTCATGGAAGACCAGATCTTCTGGACGCGGCTGAAGAGCGACTGGACGAGCCCGTTGCGGGTGATAACATTGGAATCGCGGATGAGTTCGAAGATCAGCCTGAGACCAGCCTCGTTGTTGGCGATGACGACATCAACGAAGGCGTTGTTGACAGACGCCTCATCCACAGCTTCCCGTGCGAGGAGCTGCTGAGCCTCAGCCTCGGACAGGCGGGCCCACCATTGCAAGAGAGAAAGGAGCAGGTCGGTTCTAGAAGTACCGGAGATGCTCTTGATCTGGTTAAGCGACTGCAGAAGTCTCAGCTTGACAGCAATCAGCGGTGTTCCAACAACATGGCTAGAAAGGAACTTGAAAATGGCAAATCTGGTAGAGTGGGACAGGTGCTTCTTATCGCCGTCCTTGGACTTGGAGCTCTCCAGGGCGTTGGTGAGGGCAGCCAAGATGTGGTCCTCGTGAAGGATGGACTCCTCGAGAGAAGGAATGAGGACGGAATGGATGAGCGACTTGGTGGCATCAAAGTCTAGCCAGTTGACAGCAGCATTCTTGGCATAGAGACCCTCAGAACCCCATACACGGCGGGCCTTGCTGGGCTTGGTCTCGTAGAAAGATCCCAAAACGGTGACCAGCTCGGCAGCGGCACGACGGACCTTCTTGGCAGGATCGCTGAGAGCAACAATGGCATAGGGAACGACGGCCTGGAAGTCCAACGTGGCGAACTCCTCATCCTTCAGGAGGTTCTTGACACGGTCAAGAGCAGCAACCTTGGCCAAAGTCGGGAGAGAACCGCACCACAGACGCATATAGAAGCTGGCATAGAAGAGCTTGGTAGGGGCCTGGGGGCGGCTGAGAACAGGGGCCTCGTCGAATTTCTGGAGGTTACTCTCGTTGGCAGCGACAGACAAGAAGAGCGAGTAAAGCTCCTCGAGAAGATCAAGAGGCTCCTCGGCAAAGCACGATGCAGTCTGGGGCTTGAGCTTGGAGAGCTTCTCGAAGTTCTGCGCGACTTGGGCTTCCTTGTCGACTTTTGGAGTGTTGTTGTCCTCAGCAGCGGCCTCGGGCGCATCCTCAACGGCGAGCTTGGGGCGAATGGAGGCGCCAAGAGTCAACTCGAGAGCATCAATGTCGAAGTCAACTTCGTCGATAGTAGCACGGACGATATCGCCAACCTCACCACCAGCCTGGGACAAGCTGACCAGAACAGTGCCAAGCTCCTTGCGAATTGCGCCATCCTGATCAACCTGGTCGTTAATTCTGTGGGCGGCAACCAATAGAGACTTGTAGACGACCTTGATCTGCTTCTCCCGGAGGACGTTGCCAAGGAGCAGCGAGTTGACCACAGGCAGGCTGCGAACATCGCCCTTCTTGTGGAGTCTGTCGACCAAGGCAAGCGCTAGGCCGTTGGCCAGCTTATCGACTCGGTGGTCCTTGCCAATCTCGTTCATAACGGAGGCAACCTCAGGAACCTTGAGGAGGGCCTTGGTGACTCTGGCAGAAAGCTGCTTGGCGGAGCGGTGCTGGGAGATGATGCAGAGGGTGACGAGACCAGGACGCATCGTTTCAGGCGTCCAGCCGTGGACAAGCTGGTCCATAAAGGCCGTAAGAGCGTTGTCGGCAAGACCGCCCTTGGCAGCCAGAATCGTCACAACCATGTAGCTGGCAATCTGGAGACCGGGAGAGCTCTTCATGACCATGGCATCGCTGAGGACCGGGCCAAGCTGCTGCATGAGAGCGTTGTCGTTCTCGATCTGGATGCTTCTCCTGCCGGAACGGTACTTGTCGAGCAGACCGTTGGTGGCTTCAACCATGACACCACCCCAGAAGGAGATGAGGCCAGGGTATTCCATCTGGTACTTGCAAGAGTCAAGAGTGTACTGGGAGATGGCGGTAAGCAGCTCGGGGCGGTTCGTCGCTTGCTGAACAATGGCGGCGCGAGGGGGCGCGGTCAGAGAGCGGATGTAGGGGTCGAGGAAGCGGTACTCCTTGGGGATGTTGGCGGGCAGGATGGACAACAAGGTCACAAAGGCCGGGATGGTATGGTATGGGAGGAAGGTCGCGATGAGAGCAGCCGTGTTGAACTCATGAACGCGGAACCGGCGGATCAACCACTCGATGGCCTTGATGGTGGGCATGAGACGCAACCTGCTGCCGCACAGGTGGAGGAAGGCCTCGACATGCTTATCGAGGGCGGCATTCTCAGCGGCGCTCATCTGTGTCCTGTCGGCCTCCTGGCTTTGTGGGCTCCATAGCGACTGGGTGAACTTGGTGAAGCGCGAATCAAGGTTGCACAGCTCCTCAAAGCCTTCGAGGCATATCGAGTAGATCTCGGGGTATGTCTGGGTAGCGGCAACGCGGGGCTCGAAGATCAGGGACTTGGAGTGGGCGGCCTTGAGGAccttggtgttgagggtCGACCGCGAGTTGGCAGCGATCTGGGCCAACTGGGAGGCCAAAGACGACATGGTTGGGTGTTGGTTTCTACGATTCGGCTTTATGGTTATCGTATGGTACTATCGTCAAGGAGAGTCGACGTCGATATTTCGATCGCGTCGCAAAGTGGGAATTCGATCGGCCTTTCGGCGCGTGGTGGGAGACGGGGAAGAGTGCAGTCTCGATTGTGTATCGTGGGGTAGAGACTGGGATTACGGGAGGTTGGATGTGTGTACAGTGGTCGAGAAAGAGATTAGGTGCCGCGGTCTCTCTTTGCTGCGACGAGGTTGATGTTTTCGGAGAGTGCCCCGTCGGTGGGTTCCTatttggatggatggaaggaaagggaattcaaacttggaggaggaggtgcggCCACTCGAAGCTCCAGCGCAAGCAACTGAACTCGACCGCAAAACTCAAAGTGCAGTCAATCGATGGCCGTTCATGGTTCAgcaacttttttttccccaagCGGTGGGGTCCGATAAGAAAGCTAAACCAACCACATCCCGCCGATAAGACCCCCAGCTTTGGCAGCCAGGGTCCAAAAAGTTTGGAAAATGTTCCTGAGCGGTTCCTCATCTCAGTGAAGAACAAACAATCGATACCCATCCATCTCCACTCCAGAACACCGCTCGCTCCCGTCTCACTTCAGTCTGTCTTCAGCACACATCGATCAGCCGCCCACACTCAGTGTTTCAGGTTCACTTCACATCATCTCACAACCCTCCAACTGCACAGACCATCACCAGCCACCACCATGTCTTCCCATCCTTCCAAGCGGAGGAAGCTGACCGAGGGAGGCCAGTCCTCGGACGGCGCAGCAACCAGCGACGTCAAAATTCAAAAGCAGTTCTTCAAGAGTGCACAGAGCTGGAACCTCGAGGAGGACTATGAGAACCGCCccaggaaaggaaagaagaagaaggagaagaaggtcgcCGATGCCACGAAACTGCCCATCAGAGTTGCCGAGGGAACCTGGGTGACgcaggaagaggaagacgccGAGATTGCGAGCGATGCCGAGTGGTTGGAGagtgaaggggaggaggcccctgaggaggaggaggctcagCCCGAGCCAGAAGCACCCAAGATTCCCGAGCGTGAACAGATCAGGAGAGCCCAGGAGGAAATGGCCAAGATCGCAACGCAGCTCAATGAAGACCCAGAGGAGCATCCGGGTGCTTTCAAGGCGCTCGCCAAGATTGGAGAGTCGGACCTTCTcgccatcaagaagctcgCCATTGTTGTCCAGATGACCGTCTACAAGGATGTCATTCCCGGCTACAGGATAAGACCGGCTTCGGAGGATGTTGCCAAAGAGAAGCTGTCCAAGGATGTCAAGCGGCTACGCGTCTATGAACAGGCCATGGTGACCGGCTACTACCAATACATCAAGACCCTTGCTGCCCTCGCCGGTGGATCGATTCGCGACAAGTCCAAGCAGCCCATTTCCAGCATCGCCCTTACCTGCGCCTGCACCCTTTTGAACGCAGTACCGCACTTCAACTTCCGCGGTGAGCTTCTCAAGATTCTCATCAAGAAGCTGAGCTACAGAAATATCGATAAAGACTTTATCAAGTGCCGGACCGCTCTCGAGACCCTGTTtcacgaggatgaggatggtcaACCCGCCATGGAGGCCATTTCAGTACTCACAAAGATGATGAAGGCTCGTAACTACCAGGTTGACGAGAGCATCCTGAACCTGTTCCTCCACCTGCGTTTGCTTAGCGAGTTTTCCGGAAAAGCTTCCAGAGACACGGTGGAGAAGCAGGACGATGGGTCGGTCAAGAAGccgaagcagaagaaggagttCCGCACCAAGCGTGAGCGCAAGCTTCTtaaggagcagaaggaggcTGAAAAGGTCATGGCCCACGCCGACGCAGCTGTGAGCTACGAGGAGCGAGAGCGGATGCAGTCCGAAACGCTCAAGATGGTTTTCGCCTCGTACTTCCGCATCCTCAAGATGCGTATTCCCAACCTCATGGGTGCCTGTCTTGAAGGTCTCGCCAGATACTCCCACCTGATTAACCAGGACTTTTTTGGTGATCTCCTTGAGGCCCTAAAAGACCTGATCCGCTACAGTGAAAAGGACGCCAACAAGGAGGACGAGTCGGACGACGAGaacaaggaagaggaagaggatgaagacgacgagcACGAATTCGTTCGTGACACCAGCCGCGAAGCCCTCCTCTGCACCGTCACCGCCTTTGCTCTTCTCGAGGGCCAAGACGCCCATAACGCCCGCTCGGACCTTCACCTCgatctctccttcttcatcacccacctcttccagtccctcctctctctctccgttAACCCGGATCTTGAACTCGGCGCCCAGTCGCTCCAGCTCCAAAACAGCGTGCGCCGCAACAACCGCATCAATTTGCAGACCACCACCGTCCTGCTCGTCAAGTGTCTCAGCGGCATCCTCTTGCCGCCCTGGAACATCCGCTCCGTGGCGCCGCTCCGTCTGGCCGCCTTCACGAAGCAGCTCATGTCCGGATCGCTCCAGGTGCCGGAGAAGTCAGCCCAGGCGCTTCTCGGCTTGCTCGCCGACGTGCTCCACACGCACGGCAGGAAGATCAGCTCGCTCTGGAATacggaggagaggaagggcgaCGGCACTTATAAGCCACTTGCGGCGACAGTGGAGGGTAGCAACCCATTCGCGTCGACGGTGTGGGAGGGCGAGCTGTTGAGGAGACATTACTGCCCCAAGGTGAGGGAGAGTGTGAAGGAACTGGAGAAGAGCATCAAAAGTATCAAATAGCTGGTGAAAGGGTGATGTCGGAAGGGATTGTCTTGTTATGTCTACGAGACTCTAGGTGTAGGTTGTTGGAGAGTATACACGTTAGCTTTGgcatagaattattattgttgAAACGATTCTGGATATCTACGAGTTTATGGCTGTGAAAGTGATTTCAATGGCGGCTGGCAGACACAAAGCCACCACCATACCAACGGGTACTTTTGTCGACCAAACCCATCATGATCACAGTGGAATGTGGTATTACTTCAGTTTCTTTGGAGATCTAAAAGCAGGCGGTCGCATTTGTTATGTGATAACACTTGGAGAATGAGCCTCCTCCACTGCACCTTCCCAAGACATTTCCAACTTTCAGTTGGCCATCAGCTGTTTTCCCTCCTCGACCTCCATTCAGCCGACCATCCTGACCTTTGCatcatttttcttttcttttcatcttttctattttctgCTCTAGCTCTGTCTCACCGAGTCGGGTCAGACTTGCCGAACCATGGCGGCTGTACATTAAACCGAGGCATGTCCGTAGCTTCCCCTCAGCCTCATGCGAGTTTAATTGGTGAGGTGAAAAATCTTTTGCTGTCTGATGACGATCGTCATATCGATTCATGGAGTGTCTTTCTCATTTCCCTTGTTGGTGTAAGCGTGCGGCTCTCATGTTCCACAACAGCCTTATTTGTGAAACATTGTTAGGCAATATTCAGCTTGGTTACACAATGCGTCCGTCGGTAGCCCGTTGGTAGCGAGGGAATTTCTTGGACTTTGACAACAGTGAGCACCATATCTATGGTAGATCCTAAGCGGCTCGCCAATGGTGTTGTTCTACTAAACCTCTCGACCCGAACTTACTCGTCGACTCTAACCGCCAAGAAGATGATATGTATCGAGGCTCCGATATCTCGTACTCAGACCAACCTCGAGATGCCCAAGATGACATGTCATTGCCTGGATAACGGCAGGTTGGGATACTCAATAGTACCATCAAGGCCGCCAACACCTATACCTTGCCGTCATCCCCGGAAAACTCAACCTTCACACCTGAAGGGCATGTAGTCATCATCCCGATAACGACTATGGGCATGAACCTGCAAATCCTCCAGATTCCCCTTTGCTTCGAACGGCGGCCATGCATACCCTCCTTGCTCTTGCTGGACGTGCACCACAAACCTACAGCGTCTCGAAGTACGTAGGGCTATGCGGTCAAGCCGAACCCGAAATCCGTCCGTCCTTTCGCCTTACAGCAACTGCTTCACCGTGTGCTCTGCACGTCCAAGTCCAGACAACAGTGCGCTTTTCGGTAACCGTCGCATCAAAAGATTTGCGGTTGAATTGAACAAAGGACTGCGGGAGAAGGAGTACTATAACAAGCGTGGTTTTCTGGATGGAATCTCCACCGGCCGCAAAATTGGTCTCCACTACCAGGGGACAAGGGCACTAACAAACACGTGCAAATTACCGGAAATTGGCCCCTGTGAAGGCTATCACCAGGCTACTTACATAACTTGAAGTCATCAAGCTAAGCTGTTAACGGTCGCTAACAAGGCCGCCCAAGGTTGGCTACATCCGCTAGTCTTAAGCGTCACTAACACATCCATGGGAAATCGTGCATTTTCCCATCGCTAAGACAATTGGAAAACGGCCTCCCGTCCCGACGTTCCATAGGTTGCTTCCTCCCATGCCCAGGGCATGTCTTTCCATTGATCATTGACACAGACCATAAGAGGTATAGCTCAGGTCCCAAGGCTCTGGCGCAATCTTGTTGTGTTACACTCTCTGGTAAAATCAGAGGGAACAGGAACACCGATCCATAATTATTTCACCAGCGATTCCAGAAACAGGGCCTTTCTTCGTCTGAACTGGTCCTTCCTTCTGTACACTACCTTTTCATCCCCTTATCGGTTCAGGGAGGGGACTAGAGCGTCGTAATTCGCCTACCCAGATGGCCTGTCGAATCTCCATCTCGACCATTCAGCTCCCTGATGCCGCTGATGGAATCCAGGCGCCAGCAGAGTGTAGTATCAAAATCGCAGAAATTATGGTAGATCCGGCTCTGGCAGCTCCACCTTGGCATCCAACTTCCAGGCTTGTTTTCCACAGGAAGAAGCTTCTTCCGTCCCAACAGTCGAAGGAAGGTAGCATGGATGGAAGCCAACACTGGGCCAGTGATCGTCAGTCGTCGGTTTCGGATACGCTCTcccactttttcctttcttcttccatttcgTCCGTTGCTGCTTATGTCCGTTGACCACCTCGTCAGCATCTTCACCAAGGGGAAAGTCCACCTCGACTCAGCCGAACCGACAACGTTTCTCGTCGTCAAAAGACATCTGGAACAGAATCGCGTTGCACAGTTTGCAGATTGTGTAATCCATCAGCCTCGTTCCAACGGCTTACGTTTCCGCAGCACTACCTAGGTGCACCCGGTTCATGTCCACCGGATCCTTGCTTTGCCTTCTGCGTACATGAGGCTACGCAACATGcctttgccgccgccgaagacgCCCAGGATCGGTCTAATCTACATACACAGCCTTCATCGGGGCCTGTCTCCTGTTCCTCGTGCAGCCTTCTCGACGTCGAATCGCCAGGAGTCCGAATCAGATATGAACAAGCCAAGCTCTTTACCTTCACATTAGCTACTTGGAGGCACTTTCCTTTTGACGACTTTGTGGTTGATTCCCTCATTGCCTTCATTTTTGCCCCAAAGCCGTTCACATCATTCATCCATTCTTCAGTCCTGTCCCAGCCCCTGTCGATGGATCCCATCCGCGTAGGGGGCCGGAACTTCGTGGagcctttctcttctccaaTACCCCTCCCGCCTATCCTCTTGCCTCCAACAATGACCCCCGTCCTGGCCTGTTGACTGTGCCCGGCTTTGCCTCATCTCTACATCTACCTCTATCTCCGGTAGACTTTTCGTTCTCACTATCGTACTTCTGTCATCTCATCATATTCACCCACATGGGACAAAAAGTGTCCATGTGGCTTCCCTTCTCATCTGATATAGTTGTCACAgctttcttcttgtttttcttgCTAAGCCTTTACCTTCGTCCAATTTTatctcccctttcccctcttctttttcttatactaattcGGTCACGCAACG
Proteins encoded in this region:
- a CDS encoding pre-mRNA-splicing factor cwc15, with translation MTTAHRPTFDPAKGKEALRGPAYHQRLLPAYTQLKFRKPGQGGVAGASEERDTRDLRAELLAAEEAHKAKLRGGPALTSGDDDVDNEKAGTKRPLALTGGDHNKEEEDQEAKRRRILELTREIDADDSSDDVDDDDADADDADAKSPKAQKNQDDDDASSDSSDSDSDSDSDSDDEEAELQRELERVRRERQEKREREELERQKAEEEQREKDIALGNPLLNKPDFTVKRRWDDDVVFKNQARGVDDRNKKKEFVNDLLRSDFHRRFMSKYVR
- a CDS encoding U3 small nucleolar RNA-associated protein 10; amino-acid sequence: MSSLASQLAQIAANSRSTLNTKVLKAAHSKSLIFEPRVAATQTYPEIYSICLEGFEELCNLDSRFTKFTQSLWSPQSQEADRTQMSAAENAALDKHVEAFLHLCGSRLRLMPTIKAIEWLIRRFRVHEFNTAALIATFLPYHTIPAFVTLLSILPANIPKEYRFLDPYIRSLTAPPRAAIVQQATNRPELLTAISQYTLDSCKYQMEYPGLISFWGGVMVEATNGLLDKYRSGRRSIQIENDNALMQQLGPVLSDAMVMKSSPGLQIASYMVVTILAAKGGLADNALTAFMDQLVHGWTPETMRPGLVTLCIISQHRSAKQLSARVTKALLKVPEVASVMNEIGKDHRVDKLANGLALALVDRLHKKGDVRSLPVVNSLLLGNVLREKQIKVVYKSLLVAAHRINDQVDQDGAIRKELGTVLVSLSQAGGEVGDIVRATIDEVDFDIDALELTLGASIRPKLAVEDAPEAAAEDNNTPKVDKEAQVAQNFEKLSKLKPQTASCFAEEPLDLLEELYSLFLSVAANESNLQKFDEAPVLSRPQAPTKLFYASFYMRLWCGSLPTLAKVAALDRVKNLLKDEEFATLDFQAVVPYAIVALSDPAKKVRRAAAELVTVLGSFYETKPSKARRVWGSEGLYAKNAAVNWLDFDATKSLIHSVLIPSLEESILHEDHILAALTNALESSKSKDGDKKHLSHSTRFAIFKFLSSHVVGTPLIAVKLRLLQSLNQIKSISGTSRTDLLLSLLQWWARLSEAEAQQLLAREAVDEASVNNAFVDVVIANNEAGLRLIFELIRDSNVITRNGLVQSLFSRVQKIWSSMKAETQFSTARALLTLSQAVHPTSSEPDVIATEATDVLHKVELTTDILLDFLESLYDDIKKATEKPATKRRRVGSSEKSVDSQSPADVSASLSKATFVLELVQESEPAKHPELLPSLFTTLSELQHLRTVVGSELGYLQSLVLSSLLAMMPAYKDSKELTIDPAAGHGDILASCIQRSSSPTVINAALLLVASLARTAPDVVLHSVMPIFTFMGSSVLKQADDYSAHVVNQTVKEVIPPLIETFRKSRRNLVASTAELLTSFVVAYEHIPSHRKQDLFITLIENLGPEDFLFAVLAMFVDKYGATDNMLAFTTQIIGSFSVEIQLQTLIKHLDLISDIFKPKPVLSAALLAKVDSNSEQDVVKLATKQLTLLPKLLVNRRLRHEISGLAEKDDMESVKIRELYAQLLEGVLTLAGTVKPKKDTLYTRCAEALSNLLNLLSIAEFIKSVEALLDRPNVILRQKVLRALERRVDSESINNPKSREALLAFLPQLTAVIRESDDMNYKHTAVNCVDKIAEKYGKKDLDAVAAAAATIAGDSCLGQPSQELRVMALLCLASLVDVLQDAIVPVLPIAIPKALGCLEESIKAEKPDGALHNAAYAFMAALAQHIPYMISGAYLDRLLVCSNASAAAGLNEECRDSRTDCLQFVAKLIEGKVLFTALEKNWANAASSGYLALEEYLHVLGTALDKHPKSSIAKNTTLFTGIFLNAFDLRRSGVLSSTQELEKIELLINETSLKMIYKLNDAAFRPMFSHLMEWSTTGLPKSDLAGKAQRQVSTYGFLQHFFENLKSIVTSYASYIIDSAVKILSAPLTSDDVLKTLRSRVLRTLTKCFEHDQDGFWQAPAHFNAVAPVLVAQFGHAAGADNCTNDLVLAVVELAAAADSKEHHKEINSALLKHLRSEQAAVRLAVIKCEQELTARLGEEWLQSLPEMLPFISELQDDDDEVVERENRRWIVGIEETLGESLDNMLQ
- a CDS encoding nuclear export protein Noc3, whose protein sequence is MSSHPSKRRKLTEGGQSSDGAATSDVKIQKQFFKSAQSWNLEEDYENRPRKGKKKKEKKVADATKLPIRVAEGTWVTQEEEDAEIASDAEWLESEGEEAPEEEEAQPEPEAPKIPEREQIRRAQEEMAKIATQLNEDPEEHPGAFKALAKIGESDLLAIKKLAIVVQMTVYKDVIPGYRIRPASEDVAKEKLSKDVKRLRVYEQAMVTGYYQYIKTLAALAGGSIRDKSKQPISSIALTCACTLLNAVPHFNFRGELLKILIKKLSYRNIDKDFIKCRTALETLFHEDEDGQPAMEAISVLTKMMKARNYQVDESILNLFLHLRLLSEFSGKASRDTVEKQDDGSVKKPKQKKEFRTKRERKLLKEQKEAEKVMAHADAAVSYEERERMQSETLKMVFASYFRILKMRIPNLMGACLEGLARYSHLINQDFFGDLLEALKDLIRYSEKDANKEDESDDENKEEEEDEDDEHEFVRDTSREALLCTVTAFALLEGQDAHNARSDLHLDLSFFITHLFQSLLSLSVNPDLELGAQSLQLQNSVRRNNRINLQTTTVLLVKCLSGILLPPWNIRSVAPLRLAAFTKQLMSGSLQVPEKSAQALLGLLADVLHTHGRKISSLWNTEERKGDGTYKPLAATVEGSNPFASTVWEGELLRRHYCPKVRESVKELEKSIKSIK